Proteins from a genomic interval of Mesobacillus sp. S13:
- a CDS encoding DUF421 domain-containing protein: MFFNSWDNIWRTLIVGVLAYAALVLLLRLSGKRTLSKMNAFDLIVTVALGSTLATILLNKKVALVEGFTAFFILIMLQYIVAWSSVRSDGFKRLIKSDPKLIFYQGKYLKENIIKERVLEVEILQAARSSGINSMDQVEAVVLETDGSISVIKKSDSETNTLTSVDK; encoded by the coding sequence ATGTTTTTTAATTCTTGGGATAATATTTGGCGAACATTGATTGTTGGTGTACTGGCATATGCTGCACTCGTTTTATTGTTACGTTTATCTGGAAAAAGAACACTTTCAAAAATGAATGCTTTCGACCTCATCGTAACGGTTGCACTAGGTTCAACGCTGGCAACAATCTTATTGAATAAAAAAGTAGCCCTAGTAGAAGGGTTTACCGCATTCTTCATTTTAATCATGCTTCAATACATAGTTGCCTGGAGTTCAGTACGTTCAGACGGCTTTAAGAGGCTAATCAAGTCAGATCCTAAATTAATTTTTTACCAGGGGAAATATTTAAAAGAGAATATCATTAAAGAGCGGGTGCTGGAGGTTGAAATTCTCCAGGCCGCACGCTCAAGCGGCATCAATTCGATGGATCAGGTGGAAGCCGTAGTCCTCGAAACAGACGGCAGCATTTCCGTCATTAAAAAATCAGATTCAGAGACCAATACACTGACTAGCGTCGACAAATAA
- a CDS encoding SE1561 family protein, whose product MGNPINDKNTQVVFLKQRLDMFAELLEAIDPEETDLEDIDRMIQIVEEMDAKCREFKHRDM is encoded by the coding sequence TTGGGAAATCCGATTAATGATAAAAATACGCAGGTCGTATTCCTGAAGCAACGCCTGGATATGTTTGCTGAGTTGCTTGAAGCAATTGATCCGGAGGAAACAGACCTTGAGGATATCGATCGCATGATCCAGATTGTTGAGGAAATGGATGCGAAATGCCGCGAGTTCAAGCATCGCGATATGTAA